The following proteins come from a genomic window of Pelmatolapia mariae isolate MD_Pm_ZW linkage group LG17, Pm_UMD_F_2, whole genome shotgun sequence:
- the LOC134616006 gene encoding zinc finger protein 664-like, whose product MSSVGGWRSVIGVRLDGAFEGIFTEFESKMEQCETEVEHQRRLLETIRNPEIKLHRIDQRCICTKKEEEEEISIQEKNASLDPEDQKPSLIKEEQEELCISEEGEQLVLKQESDAFMVTPVCDGSAELLSCSVPETREREGVKCENTGMPLKTEPKPKKVCNNTDENTQVCRNSLQIKELCGTTNNIDEKLYSCSSCAETFEHESTLKNHLQIHADDEPYSCMTCGKVFSYSASFKLHLKVHTDERPYFCEKCGKTFRRSDKLRLHMRTHTGEKPYLCITCGKSFNDPSAFRRHMAIHTGEKRHSCKTCGKRFTHSNSFLCHMRTHTGERPYLCTTCGNRFINASKLKRHMRTHTDEKPHVCNTCGKRFIRLSRLRSHTRIHTGEKPYSCQICQKDFAYTTSLKVHMRVHTGEKPYVCEKCGDSFSQAGSLTSHMRSHAGEKKS is encoded by the exons ATGTCTTCAGTTGGTGGGTGGAGGAGCGTCATTGGCGTGAGGCTGGATGGAGCATTTGAGGGAATCTTCACAGAGTTTGAAAGTAAAATGGAGCAGTGTGAGACAGAAGTGGAGCATCAGCGCAGACTGCTGGAAACCATCCGGAACCCCGAAATAAAGCTGCACAGAATAG ACCAACGCTGTATCTGTacaaagaaggaggaggaagaggaaatcTCTATCCAGGAGAAGAATGCCAGTCTGGATCCGGAGGATCAGAAACCTTCACTGATTaaagaggagcaggaggagctgtGCATTAGTGAGGAAGGAGAGCAGCTTGTGCTAAAGCAGGAAAGTGATGCCTTCATGGTGACTCCTGTTTGTGATGGCAGTGCCGAACTTCTGTCCTGTTCTGTACCTGAGACTCGAGAACGGGAAGGAGTCAAATGTGAAAACACAGGAATGCCCTTAAAAACGGAGCCAAAACCAAAGAAGGTCTGTAACAACACAGATGAAAACACACAAGTCTGCAGGAATAGTTTACAAATAAAAGAACTGTGTGGTACTACTAATAATATAGATGAGAAGCTTTACTCCTGCAGCTCCTGCGCGGAGACATTTGAACATGAATCGACGCTTAAAAATCACCTACAAATCCACGCAGACGATGAGCCGTATTCCTGCATGACATGTGGGAAGGTTTTCAGCTACAGCGCTTCCTTCAAGCTCCACTTGAAAGTCCACACGGATGAGAGGCCGTACTTCTGTGAGAAGTGCGGCAAAACGTTCAGAAGAAGCGATAAGCTGCGGCTGCACATGAGAACGCACACGGGGGAAAAGCCGTACCTCTGCATCACCTGCGGAAAAAGCTTTAACGACCCGTCGGCGTTCAGGAGGCACATGGCCATACACACCGGCGAGAAGCGGCATTCTTGCAAAACCTGCGGCAAACGTTTTACCCACAGCAACAGCTTTCTCTGCCACATGAGAACCCACACGGGTGAGAGGCCTTACCTCTGCACCACCTGCGGGAATAGATTTATCAACGCCTCAAAGCTTAAAAGGCACatgaggacacacacagatgagAAGCCTCACGTCTGTAACACCTGCGGGAAGAGGTTCATTCGCCTTTCCAGGTTGAGGAGTCACACGAGGATTCACACGGGCGAGAAGCCGTACTCATGCCAAATATGCCAGAAGGACTTCGCTTACACCACTTCCTTGAAGGTCCACATGAGAGTCCACACAGGCGAGAAGCCGTACGTTTGTGAGAAATGTGGGGATAGTTTCAGTCAGGCGGGGAGCCTAACCTCCCACATGAGAAGTCACGCAGGTGAAAAAAAGTCCTGA